A segment of the Dromaius novaehollandiae isolate bDroNov1 unplaced genomic scaffold, bDroNov1.hap1 HAP1_SCAFFOLD_31, whole genome shotgun sequence genome:
AGCAAGCACATGCCACACTGTGGAAGCGTCACCGCTCCTCCAAGGCTGGGCGGCGCCTGACGAGTCCGGATCTACATGTACGTCCGTGTTTGCTCATCTTTCCCTCTTGGCGCTGACCATGTTTGACTTTCTGCAGGCAATCGAAGAGAGGGAGAAGTCATCCATGTCCTACCGGGTGGATAAACCGCCGTTGACCAAGCTCTCAACTGCGGGAGGTCCTACGTTGTTTCTGGCTCCGCACCCGCAGCCGTACACCCCAAGGTAACTGGGATTTGGGGAAGAGCTGAGGCCGGTGGTACTTCACGTGGTAGAGCCGAGCGTTTTAAGGGTGGAATAAGCCCAATCACGTGGCAGAGCGACGGTTCTTGCGCTGTTAGCAAGCCTCAACTCCTATATAAACATCCTCAACATGAGCTGTGACCTCTAGAAAATGGCCTGTGTCTCCAGTTCCTTCCTATGATCCCTTTAGGTTGGTAGAATGTGATGGTTCTCCAACTTCTGTTACTAAAAATGCATCTGTCTCAGGTGGAAGAACCATCTCAGGTTGCTCCACAACCAAGGAGACTGGTTTCTGTCAAAATGTAGTTTATCCCACCCCAATATCGGTGTCTAAGGTTGGGGCAAGAGTTGCCGCCTGGAGCCTAAGCTATTTGTTTACATGAAATATCCAAATTTTGGGGACATATGCTAAGACAAGgtttcttctactcttccatCTCATTCATACTCTTCCAAGATGAGCTTGACCACGATGGACAGTCATGGAGTTggtttcttctgctcctccattAAGTGGATGAGCTTGACCATGGCGGATGGTCATGGGGttggtttcttgtgctcctccatcaAGCGGATGAGCTTGACCATGATGGATGGTCACAgggttggtttcttctgctgtgctggctatgaaagagcagctcctgagagcaattcctgcctttccaccagatCCTGGACTTCCATCTCAGAggggcagaaaagcagcagatcttcagtgAAATCTACCTTAGTGTCATGGTAGAGGAAGTCAAACTCAGCttgaaagacaaaaggaaggacAAGTGCGTGTGGCACGCGGTGCTGCGAAGAGGTAGGTGTCTCGCGTCCTTTCCCCTCCAGCATGGTGAAGCTGTGAGATGCCCCAAGGAGGGAAGGCTGGTGCCCAAGTCTTTTCAGACAGAAGCAGAACCTTCAAAACgtctctttttctgctggctgcagaagaaaccgAGGGTGACGAGCTCGATCGTACGTATTTGCCGTGACGGTGTCTGAAATTAGGTTAAAGCTCCACTGCAGTGAGTTCCCAGGAAGACATACGTGTTGAACCAGGTGATGGGATCTCACCTCCCTGTCAGAGGTGCCCATCAAACATCACCcgtagctccagcagctcccacggccaATGTGAGAGTGGTGGTGGGCCCTGATAGGGCTGTAATTAGCTTTGCTGCCACGTGATGGCACCAGCTGGCCGGGAACGGGAGCAGCCCTAGGGTGGAGGAACCCAACCTTGGTTCCTGTCCTCTTCCAGGAGACATCGCACCCAGCGGGGCGGGCGCAGATGCACCGCGCGCCAGTTGCCGGCCCCCCAGATCGCGGCGCAGCCGGCCAGGTAGGAGGCGAAGCCGTGGGAAAAGGTCACCAAGCCAAGGTCGGGAGGTGGCCTGGGAGGCTGGGTGCTCCTGCAGGACGGAGCTTCCCGTGGAAGTGCGTCTGCTCCGTCCCTGTGTCCTCCAGCGCCCCGTTGACCACGCGGGGTTGGAGATCCCTCGTTGGGCCCCGCCATCGCTCACCCTCTCGTGTCTGCTCCGTCTTGCTCTCCCACAGGCTGGGCAGACAGAGGACAAATCCCAGGAGCCTCCGCGACGACGACAGGTGAGACCTTTGGGGGTGAAATGCCCGCCCTGAACCCCACCATCGACCTTGGCACGGCCCCGGATCGGATGGGACCTTCTCACAGGCCTCCGCTTCGGGCTAGTCCGCTGAGTTCGCTTGTGGCCTCCGCAGAGAAGCACTTCCTGGATCTGCACCGAGTGGAGCTGATCAACCGCGTCGTCGAAGTGAAGGGCGTCCTGGACCTCCTGCTTGGGGATGTTCTGGACTTCGAGCAATACCAAAGGATCCTGGTGGAGAAAACGTCCCACAGCAGGATGCGCGAGCTGTTCAAGCTGATGCCGAGCTGGACTCCCTGGTGCAAGGACCGCATCTACGAGGCCCTGAAGGAGAAGCACCCACACCTCGTCGAAGATCTTGAGAAGTAACCAATGCTGCTCCTCAATACGGTCTTCCGTGGAGGAGCAAAGTCCCTCAGGCAgctcacaagtgacctcaccaatGGCAGCATCACCGCAGGATCAACGGCTTGCTGAGGTCggaaagcacctctggagatcacctaccCCCACCGCCTTTTTTATagcaaggtcacctagaacaggttgcccaggaccatgtgtgGTCGcatttggaatatctccaagaatggagactccacaacccccctGGGCAACTTGGTCCAGTGTTtccatcaccctcacagtaaaaaatcttatgtttaatgggatttcttgtatttctgtatgttcccgttgcctcttgtcctgtccctggctgtcactgagaagaatctgtgtCCGTCTTCTTCACCCCCTGTCCCCATCGGGCGTTTCtagacattgataagatccccctgagtcttctcccctccaggctgaacagtcttggctctctcagtctctcctggtATGGGAGCAGCTCCAGGCCCTTAGTCATCTCGGTGGTTGCACTTGCTCCACTAGGTCCATGTTGTACTGGTGGACCAagccctccaggtgtggcctcaccagcgctgaggagaggggaagcatctcctccctcgacctgctggcaacgctgctcctgatgcagcccaggatgccatgggTCTTTGTGGCCACCAGAGCACGTCGCTGGTTCACCGTCAACTTGGTGCCCACCaggtgcttctctgcaaagctccttgcagcTCAGCCAGGTTTTGGTCCACCTCCCTGGCCTCTTATCCAGCTCGTACTTCATCCGTGCGTCTACGAAGACACAACGGGAGAGGCCcaggctgcagaaacatttggTTGGACCCAGtggcccctctctcccctcctgcaccGAGCTCGGCGACGCTCCTGATGCCTCCCCAGGCAGGTTGCTCCTTCCTAAGCGtgagcagcagccatgtgcccgccGCTGGCCTCTCCAGtgccgaggcacaagtgacctcacgagcagaagcagcagccatgtgcctcctcctggctTCGCAGGGAGGCTGGAATAACCTCACAGGCAGCATTGACGTCATTTTAGGCACAAGGGACCTCACGGTCAGCCTCGAAgtcatgggcctgctgctggcctatcaggtcctggcgcagaagtgacctcacaagcagcatggACACCATGGGACTGCTCCTGCCCGTCAGGCACTGCCAATTCGTAGCTGGAAGAGGCTTCCTGAGCTCACTCTTCCCCTCGGGACAGATGTTCTTCCTTCTCGGCAGTTGGGAGGGacttgctgtgtcccagcagcctcggATCGCTGCCCACATCTGCAGCGGTGGGATGACAAATGCAGATGTTCAATGACGGCAGGGAGCGTGCCGAGATAAGCAATGGCGTGTGCTGGGGAGACCCACATCCCCCTGCTCCGCCCTTCTCCGGGGTGACAGCGCTGGCATGGTCATCTCCttgcagcacccaaaagcttcgCTCTTCTCCCAGGCCAACTGCAGAAAGGGTTGAAGAATGAGGCGGTGGGGACACGCATGCACGTAGCGTCACGTCCCTGGAGGTCTTCTCGCAGGAGGTGTTTCCAGAGCGGTTGGTCTCGTGGCTGAAAGCATGGAGAGCTGCGGCGTTGCCGTTCCGGGGAGGCCCCGAGGACACAGGGACCTGGCCAGGCCATCGCCCGGCCCAGACGCCCGCACATAGACCGGGCGAAGGCTCCCTCCGCTCTCCATCCCGGACAGCACGGCGGCGTGCGAGCGGAGGCCGCAGCGATGCTGGGGGCCACGGCAGGACTCGGGCAGACACGGCATGACgacagcagccccgggggggctcctCGAGGCCTGGCCCCATGGGGGCTTGGCCCTGCCCACCCACAAGTAGCCTGGGAGCTGGCCTCCACTCCCGGAACCACAGAAGCTCAGCAGGGTTGAGGTTGgacgggacctctggaggtcctgtAGTCCACCcggcctgctcaggcagggtcacctggagcagcttgcccaggaccctggccagatggcttctcactcgctccaaggatggagactccacagcctctcagggcaacctgttccagtgctcagtcaccctgcGAGGGAAGAAGCTTGTCCttctgttcagatggaccttcctggatttcaggttgtgcccgttgcctcttgtcctattgctgggcaccactgagaagagcctggccccatcctctcggcaccctcccttcagacacttaCACACGTTGATGAGATCCTCCCTCAGCCGTCTCTTCTccgggctgaacaggcccagctctctccgcCTTTCCCCCTAGGAGAGATGCTCCGCTCCCTTCCTGACCTCAGTAACCTGTGCTAAGTGCTGGACTTTGCACTTGTCTTTATTGACCTTCATGAAGTTCCCCTCCGCTcgtctccagcctgtcgaggtccgtcggaatggcagcacagccctctgggtaTTGGCTGCCCCTCCCAGGTTTGGATCAGCATGCAGGCCACCGATGAACACGTTGAGGATTGGAGCCAGCGttgaggatgtcatgggagacagcgTTGGAGGCCGTCCTGGAGTCAAGGCAGACaacgtccactgctctcccctcatctgcccaGCCAGTCACTCCATTgtagaaagctctcaggttgctGAAGCGTGATTTCCCCTTGGCGAAGccgtgctgactgctcctgatcaccttggCAATGGTGTGCAGGATGAGCTGcccctgcagctttgcagggctcGAGGTGAGGCTCACCGGCCTGTCGTGCCCtgggtccttcttcttgccctcttgGAAGACCGAggggacatttgctttcttccagagtGCCATGATGTATGTCCGCTTTGCTGAAGTGACCCCTAACCCAGTCCTCCCGCAGCAAGGGAAAGacgtgctctctgcagccttcctctgtGGTCTGCAGGGCCGGGGACTCCTGAGGCCCAggcttagcagtaaagactgaggcaaagatggcagctgaggaatgaacccaagcacagccaaggcctctgctgccacagcagcctgcagctctcacaaCCCTGGAACAAGCATTTAGGGATCTGCAGTGTGCAAGCAGAACCTCGGTGTCCGTGTAGGACATCTGCCACAGCAGACGTCCTGGACTTCTGCAGGCCCTCCTCTGGCTTTGCCAAGGCAGTTGCAAGAGTTGGTGTGGGCTTTCTCTCGCAGCGCCTGCTGGGGGGGTTAGTGAAAAGCTGTGGAGGATGAAGAGGCTGGAAACTTGTCTGAGGTGCACGTTCTTCCCctaagcttgtcactttgcagggagaagggcaCTTGATCCTCGTGAAATGCTTATGAATGTTTTCATGAGCGGGCTCGCAAGCAAAGCTCCTGCATTTGCAGATGTGCACTTACCAGATGTAACGATGAAGCCCTGTCCTATGGAATCTGCCATTCCTAGTGATGGGCTGTAAGCTTTGCACTGACTTGGCaaggcctcaggcctgaggcttgtcaggcttgctgtcactgacctctgggagacctgcctgcagcttgctttcacttggtttagctgtgagagCAATTTCTCTCTTGCACCACGTTCATATGGctcatgggttttgtttctctttgagtgCTATGACGCTAGTTTGATCTTGCTCGCAGTAGCAGGTAGTTCTTGGCTTGGAGTCCACAACACAGAAGTTGTagcctgggagaggaagagatggggaGCAGGCTTGGTCCTGGAGACACCACAGCGAGAAACACCTCGCCACTgctcactgaaagaaatgcagacctggaggtgCACAGAACGGGCAGAACAGACTTGGCTGCTTCCTTGCTCCAGTAGCAAGGTGGAGCACTGCAGCACTTGGAGGAGGCTGTCCCTAAagaccttaaagacctgccagatcTCCCAAGCTCCTTTGTCCTAGCAGGTCCCTGCAGAAGGGGAAGTCTGCTCGCCTCAAGGCcaggctctgtgctctgctgctctccttcctcgctcccctcaggcTCTGCAACTCCCGTAGTTCATGGATGCTACCGCCAAGGTGGCCATGGACTCTGCTGGCACGAAACCTCCTGGGTGGCAGCTTCCCCTTCTGGCCCTTGGCACCGTCCTTAGGCCCCTCACACCCGTAAAAGCCCCCACTCAAGGGCACCCAacacgtgtgtacacacacacacacacacacacacacacacacacacacacaaaggtgaaagctccctcccaccatgcagccagcactgggcaccAGTAAGGGAGGCTCAagcccttctctgcctcagagGCCTAAACCAGCTCTCTCCCCACACGCCCCTTGGCCCCAgggcatgggctgcccagggcaCAGCCCTCTCCACGCATCTCGCAGGCACCAACAACATGCAGCACACCCCTACGCCACAaccacagctgcagccaaagaGCTACAGCAGCAccttggcagagagctgccctggAAGCAGCCACCGACATCCAAGCCCTGACTCCGCAGCTGCCCTGTTCAGGCCTCCCCAATGCTCCCATGCTGCAAGCaacagaggtcacagcacacccagCAAAGAGCCACACCACTTGGGGCAGGTGGTTTAATTCAACCGAAAAAAGCTTCCTGTGTGCCCGCATGCCTcgcagtcactgctgctgcttcttcggcCTCCGCCAACGGCTCCTCTTCCCcctgcagaaggagggagaaaggaagaggctgtgtTCTGCCTGGGCAGAAAGGCCGAGAAATACTGCTGACTAGTTGAGGCCAGCGCTGTTTGCAGGGGCTTCTGCTGGTGGTGCCATGCTCACCGGCATGGGACACAGGCCCCTGGGTCCAAACAAGGTCCTGcgtgcagctcagcagcctgtgCCTGATTTTTCTGGCACCGAGACTGGTGGAGGTGGGGAACGTGTGTCTTGGCTTCAGCAGTCAGTGAGAGCTTTGCAAAGGGGCACACAAGCATTGCAAGGATCCCTCTGCGCTCAGCTGCTCACAACTGCTAGGTGCCACCATTGAAGCTGGTTCTGAGCACCCAACAGCTACCCCTTGGATGGAAGGCAAGGCTGAGCCAAGGCCAGCCCTGTGGCTTGCTCCGGGGGcaatggggctgcagcagcactgacacctcctctctctcactctgcctcggacccctcctgctcctctcctcccacagcccctccaccctgctcccagttgcagccacagcccttcagctccacagcagtGCGGGCCATTTGCTTGGGGCTGCAGAGCGCTGCTTAGTGTCAGGCTTCCAGCCACCTCACGCCCCTCTCAGgaaaggtcacagcatgctctagGCAACCCAGGGGCTCTGGCACTGGGAGGGGCACCCCTCGCTGCCTCactgcccctcagctctgccaggcttCTCCTGGAGCTGCCACATACCTGCTCTGCGGGGGAGGCCCCGCTTCAGCCGCCAGCCTTTTGGCCTCTTCCTCCAGGCGCGAGAAGTAAATGTTCAGGATCACCTCCTTATCTTCTCCCAGCTGGTACTTCATGACATTCCGAAGAGTTAGCTTTTCTTCAGGCAACTTCTCATCAGCCCGCCGCACCTGCCAGACAATTCCACACCCCTTTGTGCCCCACTTCCAAGTCCACTCAGCTGCTCGCAACATGCACCTCGCCAGCACCCAGTgcctgcaggacctgggcagtcaccagccccccggctctggcctgccctcaggcaccccgcatgacaactgctgccccaggcagccatgctgcagccccagctgcagaacagcGAGGGGACTGCAACACGCCCCAGGCTAGCTCTCAGCCTGCGCaggcttccctctctttcccatgggctcagtctctgatttctcttgctgtcagaaaaaaagtggagggaatTGCTACTTGCAGAGCTTGAAATCTGGGGGAGACAGCTGGTCTGCTTTCCCGCAAGGGAAGGTTACTTCTCACCGTCTcctctgccccttgccctgagccTTCCTGGCAGCACCCTTTTGCCGGAAAGGGAAGCCCAGCAAGGCTGAACAGCCCTTACTTGTTTGGACCAAGCAGCTAaataatcacacagctcaacagccACCGCCCATAGCATGATGCTTTTGCAGAACGCAGGCTGGCTCAAGAAGGACGTCGATCTGGAGCACTTACCAGGCCTGTCCTCCGACGGCCGGCGTTGGCAGGGCGTGCAGCACGTGCTCGGGCCTTTGGAGGCTGCTTCCTTCCCGCTggtgctgccttctgtgcagagCACTCCGGGATGACTGGCAATGGGCTGCGATCGCACGTCgtggggaggtgggatgagcacagggggagtTGGGTCTTCCGCTCATCCTCACAAGGTGggcacctgctcctgcagcagaaggcaggactgcagcagaagcacatgcgTTCCACTGAGTTGAGTCACATCACTGTACATGGAGATCACCCCCCAATGAAACACCCAGGGCTGCACAACATGTCCGAAGGGAGCTCCGGGCTTGCCCACAGCCAGACTTTCTGTCCATGccgcaaggagagcagcagggtcatctacaaggaCCCGCAAGACACACCATTACCCACTGCCCTGCGAAGTCCATTAGCCACTGCTCGGTGGCCCCAAAGACAAGGGACTGTTGCTGGGCACCCCGTgtcgaaggaggaggaaaggatcaaggcagtaaagcacaaaccacttgcaaggtgggagccagcacagagctcagcagaacCTCCCCCCCACAGAGCCCTTATGAAGGCACAGCGTGCCTGCAGGTGCCTGGGAAGCAGCCGCtgggaagacttgctcccaaagcgcttcctgagcagcctgcgcaagccctggcaaggcagccctATCAGACCTGTGCTGAGAAGATGCTCCCTTCGTCAGCCAGGGgtgaagaagcaaacaaatacactcaCGGTAGAAACATATCGGGATGAGCAGGAAGAGCAGGGGCCTCAGTTCTAGGTTTTTTGCTGGCTGTGAAGGTAGAATTCCAGTCTGGTAGCATCTGCAAAGGTGAGAAGCACAGGTGAGATGCTACCAAGAAAAAGGTCTCGCTGCTCACAAGGGCACCCAACATTtccactgttcagaaaagcagctgcttctcagagactCGGAAACAACCCTCGCTGTTTcccacagcagctcctcaattctacagagcagcagctgcagggcaatacAGGAGGATGGCTAAAAGCCCTCGCGGGTttttggcaagggcaaaggccaagaggctcagccagcacaccagttcttgcctaatggagaaggcaagggaggcaagcacaggggaaggcagctcACTACAATCTAGGGCAATCTGCAGTGCAATCCTGCCTGGGAGTGtgggagggggcagtgggggctgaggcaGGTCTCTTTTCCTAGGGAGCTTATTGCTCACCCTCTCCTCTGACCGTGGTCTTTGGAAGAGCTCTTGTACAGCCAGCGCCCATAGCacaatgcttttgcagaatgcaggctggcacaagaagcacctctgtctgcagcacctacctctcctgccttctcatgGCCTTCATTCACAGCCCATGCAGCTCGTGCTCTAGGGTCTAGAGattgcttcctcctgctgggtGCTTCATCCTTGGCAGAGCACGCTTGGATTgctgggagcatgctgcaaatacacacatcat
Coding sequences within it:
- the LOC135325580 gene encoding apoptosis-associated speck-like protein containing a CARD; translated protein: MVEEVKLSLKDKRKDKCVWHAVLRRGDIAPSGAGADAPRASCRPPRSRRSRPGWADRGQIPGASATTTEKHFLDLHRVELINRVVEVKGVLDLLLGDVLDFEQYQRILVEKTSHSRMRELFKLMPSWTPWCKDRIYEALKEKHPHLVEDLEK